In one window of Dromaius novaehollandiae isolate bDroNov1 chromosome W, bDroNov1.hap1, whole genome shotgun sequence DNA:
- the LOC112992469 gene encoding selenoprotein P yields the protein MWAGLGLVLSLCLLPGGGAEIQNCKEPPEWHIGEENPMLNSRGSVTVVALLQASUYLCLLQASRLEDLRVKLENEGLVNISYVVVNHQGTQSHRKFHLLKESVSDYITVYQQDEKQADVWTTLNGNKDDFLIYDRCGRLVYHLGLPYSFLSFQYVEESIKIAYCENKCGNCSYTEPDIDDICENITKKADEKLAEIEPKPAGQHSHHHHPHRHRHHHREGNHHSENGNQHAPAEAPRRRHSQSGRRHRVFGHNRHDHRGSQEQAETLSQGEGGEFLTQDKKLUKKGKTNCKNQLTUNWQKASDSNSSSUCCHCRHLLFEELGNSVTUQCRGALPNSCSUHGQLLAEDITESUQURPLSAAUQSSAARASETSDTUQUQEKAGNUAUETN from the exons AtgtgggcagggctggggctagTTCTGAgtctctgcctcctcccaggAGGAGGGGCAGAGATCCAGAACTGCAAAGAGCCCCCAGAATGGCATATTGGGGAGGAGAATCCAATGCTGAACTCTAGGGGTTCAGTGACAGTGGTAGCTCTCCTCCAAGCAAGCTGATATTTGTGCCTGCTGCAGGCTTCCAG ATTGGAGGACCTGCGAGTGAAGTTAGAGAATGAAGGACTAGTCAATATCTCATATGTGGTTGTCAACCACCAGGGAACTCAGTCACACAGGAAATTTCACCTACTGAAAGAAAGTGTTTCAGACTATATTACTGTCTACCAGCAGGATGAAAAGCAAGCTGATGTCTGGACTACCCTAAATGGAAATAAAGATGATTTTCTCATCTATGACAG ATGCGGCCGTCTAGTGTATCATCTGGGTCTGCCCTACTCCTTCCTGTCTTTCCAATATGTAGAAGAATCTATAAAGATTGCATACTGTGAAAACAAGTGTGGAAATTGCTCTTATACg gaACCCGATATTGATGATATATGTGAAAACATCActaaaaaggcagatgaaaagcTAGCAGAGATAGAACCAAAACCAGCTGGCCAACATTCACATCATCACCACCCGCACAGACACAGACACCACCACCGAGAGGGGAATCATCATTCTGAAAATGGAAACCAACACGCTCCTGCTGAAGCTCCAAGACGACGTCATTCTCAAAGTGGTCGACGTCACAGAGTTTTTGGCCATAACAGACATGATCACAGAGGTAGCCAAGAACAGGCAGAAACTCTTTCTCAGGGAGAAGGTGGAGAATTTCTTACACAAGataaaaagctatgaaaaaagggaaaaaccaACTGTAAAAATCAGTTAACTTGAAACTGGCAGAAAGCATCAGATTCAAATTCTAGTAGCTGATGCTGCCATTGTCGACACCTTTTGTTTGAAGAGCTAGGGAACTCTGTCACTTGACAGTGTCGCGGAGCACTTCCGAATTCTTGCAGCTGACACGGCCAGCTGTTAGCAGAGGACATCACTGAATCTTGACAGTGACGTCCGCTCTCAGCTGCCTGACAGTCATCAGCAGCAAGAGCAAGTGAAACTAGTGACACCTGACAGTGACAGGAAAAGGCAGGAAACTGAGCCTGAGAAACAAACTAA